A part of Arachis hypogaea cultivar Tifrunner chromosome 12, arahy.Tifrunner.gnm2.J5K5, whole genome shotgun sequence genomic DNA contains:
- the LOC112729162 gene encoding LOB domain-containing protein 16-like — protein sequence MASSTTSSSGSGSPCGACKFLRRKCASDCVFAPYFSSEQGAARFAAIHKVFGASNVSKMLMQIPSHERCEAVLTIAYEAQARIRDPVYGCVSHIFALQQQVACLQAQLMQVKAQLAHQNMQNHHNQWNNNNIGVGQTLLFNNYSNNNQFCPTNNDISYMPSPQSCSLDESIDQSSIISDGIMSMLSTVEDFSFQACSKKRSSSYNDSDLGELQELALRMMRNYN from the exons ATGGCTTCTAGTACCACCAGTAGCTCCGGCTCCGGCTCGCCGTGCGGGGCATGCAAGTTCCTAAGGCGAAAGTGCGCGTCGGACTGCGTATTCGCGCCATACTTCAGCTCGGAACAAGGGGCGGCAAGATTTGCAGCGATCCACAAAGTGTTTGGTGCAAGCAATGTTTCAAAGATGCTAATGCAGATTCCAAGTCATGAAAGGTGTGAGGCTGTGCTCACAATTGCTTATGAGGCTCAAGCTCGTATTAGAGACCCTGTCTATGGTTGTGTCTCTCATATTTTTGCCTTACAACAACAG GTAGCATGCTTGCAAGCACAACTAATGCAAGTGAAGGCACAGCTAGCTCATCAAAACATGCAGAATCATCATAATCAGTGGAACAATAATAATATTGGAGTAGGACAAacattattattcaataattatagtaataataatcaattttgtCCCACTAATAATGATATTAGTTACATGCCATCACCCCAAAGTTGTTCACTTGATGAGTCAATTGATCAAAGTAGCATTATTAGTGATGGAATAATGAGCATGCTGAGCACTGTGGAGGATTTCTCATTCCAAGCTTGTTCCAAGAAAAGATCATCATCTTATAATGACAGTGATTTGGGTGAGCTGCAAGAATTGGCACTTAGGATGATGAGGAATTATAACTAG